The Mucilaginibacter sp. PAMB04168 genome contains the following window.
TTTGCAAGGCAACTCTTAAAGAAAGGGCATCCAAATCATTGCTGCCGGCCTTTCGATGGAAATACGATTTAATCTTACCTTGGTGGATATTCGTCTCGTTCAGATTGTCCAGCGATAGCGCAAGCCATTTGTTTTCCCACACCTCATCCGGACCGCCAGCCGGACGAACTAAAATGCGTGATGTCTGCCAATAAAGTTGATTGAGGTCGCCATTATAAGTAAAAAGCATTTGATGTTCCTGCCGGATGATATGACGTAGGAAACGGCTTTTACGGGAATTATTGGCTCCGACAATGATATTAAGCTCATTGATATCGCCCAAAAAGAGAGCAGGGTCGTTTCCTTGAAAATACTCCTGTTCATTCTTATCAGGATTCGTAATGCGAATAAAATTCATCTGGTGCTAGATTACTTCTGACAGCCATATCTCATTTAAGTATATGAATGCCATTCAAACATAACTATTTGTAGTAAGCCAGCAAAGTGCAATAATGGTCTTACCGCGTAAAGCAATAGACGATCAACCACAGCAACAATACCCCTATCGCAAAAAGGAACTGTTCACGGCTCCTGCGCTTGAGCCTATCCCGTTTCTGAACGTAAGTGTTGCTTTCTTTCACCATGACCAACCTTACCAGGAAGATTTAGGACTGTTCCTGCGAATAGTCAGCTGCCCCGGTCAGGCTAAAAATACAAACTGTGGGTTTTAAAACCAACACTTTTAAACCGTCAAAAAACAATTTTCGCTATCGAACACCATCCATGTATAGCGAAGCGCAACAAGAAAATTTAATTAGATTCGGTAAGCACCTGGAAATGCTGCGTAAACGTAATAAGTTATCCTTTCGTAAACTCGCACAGCGCTGTGACATTGATTACAGCAATTTGAAGAAATATGAAAAGGGAGAAGTAAATATCTCTATGCTTTCACTGATAGATCTCGCGAACGCATTGGGTGTGACAACGAAGGAATTAATGGACTTTTAGTCAAAAATCGCAACTTTCATTTTGATATCACGGGTGATTGAGCGCAGTACGGAGCTGCCAGATGACAATGATGGCCCTTAATCGCTTGCTTCTGTATTCACCTAGTTAATGACACAACGCCTATACAGTTCGTCAAATTCCATTAATTTTTGTGACTGATGTCGCTGCCTATGTAATGCAAGAAACCGCTAAGCGTTGCGCTATGTTCGGCTCACGATGAACTGTGCATTAGAACCGAGATCCGGTAAGATTACTTCCATAGAACGGTTATTAATTAAATCATGAAGCGATTTCTTCAACTCCGAAAATAGAGTCTTTAATCAATTATCTCCGCATTGACCACGACCGTTTGACCGAGAATATTACTGGAACCTAGGGTAACTAGACTTATTAAAGACATTTCAAAGGAGTTCTTTTGCTATGGCGTTATTCGCCTGTTCATTATGGATATGCTAT
Protein-coding sequences here:
- a CDS encoding helix-turn-helix transcriptional regulator, with protein sequence MLRKRNKLSFRKLAQRCDIDYSNLKKYEKGEVNISMLSLIDLANALGVTTKELMDF